AAGGATCACAAATTCTTCCCCGCCCCAGCGGGCAAGGCAATCTGTCTTGCGCAACCTCTCCTTAAAGGCGGTCACCAGGCTCTTAAGAACCCGATCGCCGGCGGCGTGTCCGAAACGGTCGTTAATACTCTTAAAGTGATCCAGATCAAACATGATCAGGGCTAAGGAATGCTCCGTCCGCTGCTTACGCTCAATTTCTCTTTCCAGCATTTCTAAAAAATAACGGCGGTTGTAAGCGCCGGTCAGGGGGTCGGTGATGGAGAGGCGGTAAAGCTCTTCCTCCAGGTATTTGCGTTCGGAAATGTCTATAAAGGTTTCCACCAGTTTCTCCCCGCTGTCCGTCCGCAAGCGTTTTACCGTCTTAAGCACGAGGATCTCCCTCCCGTCCTTCCGGCGCAAAAGCCGTTCGGAGCGATCGATCTCTTCATTCGACGTAGTAATAGGGCATTTCCCTGCGGATTGCGGGAAAAATTCCCAGCAGGATCTGCCTGCGATCTCTTCGGGTGCGGCTCCGATCATGGCCGCCGCTTCCAGATTGGCCTCCTCGATGCGGTGGGATGCGGGGTCGATGATAAAGATCCCGACAGGCAGGGCGGCCAGGAGCGATTGCAGAAACTCTCCCTGCTGCCTCAGCTTTTCTTCCATTTTCCTGTGTTCTGTCAAATCCAATATAAAGGCCACGCCTATGCCGTCTTTCCCATGGCCGAAGAGCTGCAGGTGCGCTTCCACCGGGTAGAGGGAACCGTCTTTCCGGCGGTGTATAGTGTCAAATACGATCTTTTCTTTTTCACCCTGCTGTAAAGGAGCCAGAAGGGCTCTGAAGCTCTCCCCGTCAAATTCCGGCATTAGATGCAGGATGTTCATGTCCAGGAGTTCTTCTTCGGTATAGCCAAGGTTCTCCCTGGCCCCCCGGTTGACTGCCAGGAACTTTAACGTGCCGGGATGAAAGATATAGACCTCCGTCAAGGACCCCTCGACTATCCTGCGGTACATTTGCGCCAGAGAGAGGGCTTCATGGAGCTTCAGGGCCATCTCTACGGTGGACACCAGCACGTGTTCCGGGGCGCCCTTCAGAACATACCCGTAGCGCGTGACCGAACGGACTTGCTCTACAGCCTCCCGGGTAGAGATGGCGGTGAGAAATACTATGGGGATGTCTTTAACCTGCTGAATCCGTCTGGAGAGCGTCGTTCCGTCCATCCCTTCTCCCAGGTCAATGTCCATCAGAATGAGGTCGGGACATTCCGGACCGGATGCTTTTTTCAGGGTCTCTTCTGCGGTGAGGGCAATTTCAATCATATACCCGTGCCTGCTGAGGATATCCGCTGCTATCTGGGCCTGAAGCCTGCTGTCCTCCACTATGAGTATTTTCTTCCCTGGAACCGTGTCCATCAGTCTACCTCCAAGTAAAAAGCCGCTTGCTGCTCGATTATTAACAGGAAGGGCCACCTTCAACCTTGCGGCTTGGGGCCCAAATGGAGTGCCCCTTAGTTGCTCTATACTCATTATACAGTTGCCCTCGCATCTTTCTATATGCTGATCAATTTGGCAACGCTCCAAGAACACAGCTCATTGGGGGGACTATTGTTTGTTACCGCCGCGGTTGCACGTGGCGTTGTCCAGTATATGCCATCCCGCCTGCTTATCCAGAACGGTCGTTGCCCTCCCCGCCATGTATGACCCGGCTCTGGTCAGAGCGGCCGCCTCAGTAAAAAAAGTATTTCGCCAAGCAAAGCTATCAGGGTGCCCCCCCCCCCCCGTTATAGCAATATTTTCCATTTCCTCTTGCGGAATCCGTAAAAATGCCTCTACCACCCGGGGGTCAAACTGCCGGCCTGCACACCGTTTCAATTCCTCATATGCCTCCTGCGGGGTAAATGCTTCCCTGTATGGCCTGGCAGAGGTCATGGCGTCGTAGGCATCGGCCACACGAATAATGCGCGCCAGAAGCGGGATCTCCTCTCTTGATAGGCCAGCCGGATAACCCCCGCCCCCATAGTCTTCGTGATGGTGCCGTACGGCTGCAATGACCGCCGCTGGGAACCGGGCCGGTTCCAGGATCCTGGCTCCTACTTCAGGATGACCCTGCATCTCTTTTCTTTCTTCCGGGGTGAGGGGGCCCGGTTTAAGAAGAATGTCCTCTTGTATGCCAATTTTGCCCAGGTCGTGTAACAGGCCGGCCATATAAACATGTTCCTCCTCTTCAGCACCAAGTCCCAGCATACGGGCGCAGGAGCGTGCCCATTTAGCTACCCGGATGGAATGCCCCCTCGTGTATACGTCCTTGGCCTCCAATGCCGCTGCCAGCGCCTGTACGGTACTCAGGTAGTACTCCCGCAGCGAGGAGTAAAGGCGGGCGTTTTCCAGCGCCAGCCCGACTTGAGCTGCAACGGTACCCAGGTACTCAACTTCTTCTTCCGACCAGCGGCGCGGTACAGGAGAATAAACCTTCAATGTACCCAGTATCTTTCCGCCTGCTTTCACCGGCACCACAATCAGGGCTCGCATCTCAAGCGCGTAGTAGGGCAGGTACCTGCCAGACCCGTCAGCGGCCAGGTCCTCCACTACCACGGCTTCCCCTTTTTGGAGCACTTCACCCAGCAAGTTATCCTCCGGCCGAACGCGGGCGACCCTCGCCTGCAACTTCTGGTTCATACCCAGGCTGGCCCTCAGCACCAGCTCGCCGGTATTTTCGTCAAGCACCCGCAGAGCACACCACCGTGCACCCAGCACGTCCCTTACACTTGCCAGGGCTGATTCAAGCACTAGATCGACATCAAGGTGGCTCGATAACACCTGCCCTACTTCGATCAGCCGTTCCAGCATTGCTGCCCTTTCCTGCACCTTCCGGAAAAGCCGGGCATTTTCCAGGGCCAGCCCCAGAATGGTGCCCAGGGTGGTCAAAAAGACGGCTTCCTCTTCGGTGAAGCGTTGCCCCCCTGGCTTGCCTGCTAAGGTGAGTACTCCCATCACCTTGCCGCCAGCTTTAAGAGGTATTGCAACTGCCGGCAGCTTTTCTTCGGGCGTGCTTTCTCGGGGACGGCTGTCAAAGTGCGCGGCGATAGCTTCCCGCCCAACCGCGGCTATTATTTCCCCTGCAGGAATAACCCTTAATTTGTTGTCCGGCTCCATGGTAGCTGCTACCTCAAGAGCTGCCGCCCCTGGTTCCGCTTCGCCCAGCATCACCACCGACCCGCTGGTGGCACCGGTCAATTCCAGCACCGCCTGAAGTCCCTTCCGGGCGGCTTCGGCCACCTGCAGGCTGCCGGAAACTGTTTTGCTGAATTCAAAGAGAGCACTGAGTTCGTCTGCCTTTTTCTGCTGTTCCTGCTTGGTGTATATCAGCTGGGCCAAAGTTTCCGTTACTGCCCGTATCATCTCCGCCGCTTTCCGCAGCCGTTCTTCAGACCACAAAGGTACCCCTTGGGCCGCTACCCAGAGCTCTTCCCGGTCTATGCCTGTCTCCCGGGCAAGTTCGGCTACTTCCTCTTCTGTGAGCGGCTTAAGCGCTACGCTGCCGCCCACCAGTACCGCTACTGTTTTTCCTGCTACCCGGAGGGGTACTGCCACATGTACCAGCCCGGCATGGCAGGTGTCGAGGACTGCTCTTCCTGCGTCCACGGCAGCCCTGGCAAAGATTACACGTGAAGCCCCACACTTGGTTCTTCCTTCTGGATTAGCATTAAGGAGGGCGCAGAAAGAGCATAGGTTGGAGGTTTTGGTGAGGAGTTGTCCGTCCGGATAGGTGACCGAAGCTGCCAGCCCCAGGGCCTGGCTCATGCTCTCTTGCAGTCTTTGTAAGCCGATGTGTTTCAGTTCTTCGTAGTACTGCATTAATTTTCCTCTCTCCATGAAAGGAACCCCATACCTCCTGCTGGGAGTGCTTGCCAAAAAAGGCCTGCTTGCCGGACCGGTAGTTCAGCAGGACTGTTAAATGCCGGCTCTTCGGCGGCCTTTCTTTCCCTCCTTGTCCGCGTACATCCCTGGCGTCGGCCACTGCGAGCAGGGCATCTACGTCTTTCCCGTCTGCAGGAAACCGCGCCAGCCCCACCGACAGGCTCAAGGGTATCTCCGCACCAGAAAACCGTATCGCTTGCAGATGCTTCTCAAGCCGGGCCCGGAGTGTCTCCAGGCGCGGCCCTTGGGCTGCGCTTCCCTTCCTGGGCCTCTTTAGCACGCTCGCCGCTGAGGTAAAAAAGGCCCGCTGGTTGTATAACTGGTAAGCGGGTCGCTTTCGGCCTCGCGCTGGTAACGGCATGAAGCCCGGGCCATTTCCATCATCGACTATAGGACTAAAGAGGTGCCGGTGTTGGAAAGAATAAGTTCGCTCACTATTCTTTTGAGCAAAGGAGAGAAGCGGAAAAACTCTCCCAGTAGGTCCAGGGAAATACCGGCCAGCACCAAGGGCAGGCCGATAAAAAGCACTAGTATAACTTCCCCTTAAGCATAACACTGCCCGTTGACCGGAGGGCTGAGAGCCTGGACTGCGGCATAAGTCCTGGGATCTACGTGTCAGATGCTTGCTGCTGGGCTGGCGCACCCGGCTCTTTTTTCTCCCAGCTCTCTTTAAGGGCAACTTCGGCGTAGGCGAAAAGCTCTTCCCCATCCTTCCCGTTGTCGGGATATACCGCAATCCCGTAGCTCCACGTACCAGGCAGGAAACCCTCCAGTTTCGTTGTCACCACCTGCGCGCCTTCTTTCCCCGTATGAGGGAGAATCAACGCCAGCGTACTCTTGCTGAGCTCTATGACGGTGTCTATCTCGCGCAGGCGCCGCCGCGCCTGCCTGGCGCATTCCCCAATCTTTCCCTTGCCCAACCTTTCAGACCGGGCCAGAACCAGGGCTACATTTAGCCCGCCCCTGCTCGCCCGGTTGATCTCATTCCTGAGTACTTTATGCAGCAGCTCCGCAGGGGCTACTTCTCCCCTGGCGCCAGGTCCTATCAGTTTCTCTACGCGGCGCACCAGCTCCTCGACCGAGTAGGGCTTGCAGAGGTACTCTACCGCCCCCAGATCTATCGCCTTCTTGACCACGGTGACGTTGCTCTCGACCGTTACCACCATGACCGGAACGTACCGATACTCCGGCAGGCGTTTGAGGTTCTCCAGCACAGCCAGGCCGTCCATTCCCGGGAGGTGGATGTCGAGAATCACCAGGTCGTACGGTTCTACTTTTCCCCTGGCCTTAACCAGCGCTTCCTGGCCGCTGGCGGCTTCGTCCACCAGGTAGCCCTTCTCCTCCAGTGTTCTCCTGGAGGAAAACCTGGTGAGGGTAGAGTCTTCCACCAGCAGGATGCTCTTTTCCGGCAAGGCTAGCAAGATTTTCAGCCCTCCTTTCGAGACCGTTTCCGGTCCCGGAATCTATTCTAAATTTATCAAGGGGGTTTTCTCCCTTTTTATCACCAGGGACAAAGGCCGGACCGAAATATTTACCCCGGCTTCATCGTCTCAAAGCTATCATATTGCTATGTTTCCGTTCCCGCTAATAAAGTTAGAAATTCGACGCAAACTACCATTTTCCTCCAAGGTTATCCTATCTTCGCAAAAAAGTTCCTCCGGTCCTGGTAAAGGTTGAAGGCGGCTTTCCGAAAAGTATCCCCTTGTTCCAGAAGTATGCTATAATCTGCTATTATCAGTGCGTCCTAGCGGCAATAAAAAAGCGGCCCCATCATGGCCGCTCCTCGCTCTCGAATACCCGTTCTTACTGCAGGTAACGCCGCGCTCCCAGGTATCCCCTGGCAAATAACGGTTCATCCAGGCGGCTGGATATGACGCCCCGGCCGGAACGGGAATTGATGAACTCTCCGTTGCCGGTATAAATACCGACATGGGTGGGCAGGCTCCCCGAACCTTCCGTATTGAAAAAGACCAGGTCGCCCGGTTGCAGTTCCTCCCGGGCCACCTGCCGGCCCACCTGGAACTGCATATCAGCATCCCGGGGCAGCCGGACGCCGTTTAAATAATAGGCAATGAAAGTCAGCCCGGAACAGTCGATGCCGTAAAGGCTGACCCCGCCCCAGAGATAAGGTGCTCCCTGTAAGCGTTCAGCTGTCTTAATTACATCCTCGCCGCTGCGCTTACCTTTCACCTTTCCCCCGGGCCAGACCTCAACCTCGTTTGCCGGTAGCCAGGCCGTTCCCCGGCCGGGGAGCCAGACCTCCATCCAGCCTTCTCTTTGCCGCAGCAGCGGTAAGTCAGTAGCCAATAAGGCTTCACCGGTGGCGTCCGCACCTTCCGGCTGCCGGTACAGTAAGGCGCGGGGAACGGTCACAACTGCCAGGTCCCGGGCCGGCGGGGGAGTGTCCAGGACCACATCCGCTGTTTTCAACCACCCGATATAGCCGTCAGGTACCTGGCCCTGTAACCAATCCCCTTCCTGCTTTAATACCTTTACCTCATCCCCCAGCAGGGCCTGGGTAACCAATTCCGCCTCCCGGCCGGGGTTGGCCCGGACGTCGGCCACAGGTGTTCGGACATAATAGGAAGTCTGCCGGGCCGGTGTCGGCGCTGAAGGTTCCCCCGGCAGCGGTAAGCGTACGGCCTTTTTATTCAACGTTATCACCCCTATCATTATTAAAGCTAGAAACAGGAGCAAGAAAAGAAATAATTGGCGTCGCAATCTAAACCTTCAACTCCCCAACCCGGATTTCTTGCCGGGATTTGTAATGTCTCCGGTTTTTTATCTTGCCACAAAATAAAATATATTATTGAAGTCCTATCCGTATGTATGCTAAAATATGCCTGGAATTTCATTACCGGGGGTTTTTTACCATGCAAATTGCCATTAAATTTGGTGATCTGACCGTACTGGCCGAGCTCAACGACAGCGAAACCGCCCGGAAAATTGAGGCGGCCCTGCCCATAAGCAGCCGGGTGAATACCTGGGGCGATGAAATTTATTTCCCGATTCCCGTAAAGGCCGGGTTGGAAGAAGGAGCCACGGCAGATATGGAAGTAGGTGACATCGCTTACTGGCCGCCGGGCCACGCCTTCTGCCTGTTCTTCGGGCCTACGCCCGCCAGCATTGATGACAAGCCCCGCGCCGCCAGCCCAGTAAATAAAATCGGACGCATCTTAAGCGATCCCGGGCTGTTAAAAAAAGTACCCGACGGTGCTAAAGTAGAAATCCGGGCTGCTGGTGCAAGGTAGTGAGTTTACAGAAAGGGTTTTTGCGTGCATGCCGCTAACAAAATAAAAGCCCTGCAGGGGTATTGCCGCAGGGCATTTTTATGTCAAACCATCGCGGGTATAACAGCTCTTAGTACCTTGAGTACTTACCTAAATCACTTTAGAAGCCATTTTCACTTCCTGTACAGCTGCACTAACAATCTCTAATGCCCTGTAAAATTCCTGAAGATACATACTCCTGTCCCCCGTCAGAACCTATCCCTATTAACAGTTTACACCAAAAAACAAGACGCCACAAGGCTCAAAGATCAGGGAGAGGAACTAGCCACCCCCCACCATCCACCTACCCTCTCCGTACCCACTCCGTTTTACGGACGTTTGGATCATAAAATAAAATTTAACTTGAGAGTAAAGGAGTTCTTTCAAAAGACTTTTAGAGGGTGACCCCGGACTTGAATATAGCGATCTCCCTTATACCCAGGGTTTCCGCTTTTGTCGGTTCTCCGGAGGCTACCCGCAAAACCTGCTCCAGTAATTCTCCTGCCAGTTCCGCCATATTCTCACCCTCCAGGACCCGGCCGGCGTTAAAATCAAACCACCGGGATTTTTTATAGTAAATGCCAGTGTTGCTGGCGATTTTTATCGTGGGCACGCAGGTGCCCAGGGGTGTACCCCGGCCGGTGGTGAAAAGGATGATCTGGCAGCCGGCCGCCGCCAGGGCCGTGGAGGATACCAGGTCGTTGCCGGGCGCGCTTAAGAGGTTGAGCCCCTGCTTCTGGCACCTCTCGCCGTAATCCAGGACGTCTACCACTGCTGCCGTGCCGCCTTTCTGCACGCAGCCGAGGGACTTTTCTTCCAGGGTGGTTATGCCGCCTTCTTTGTTGCCGGGTGAGGGGTTCTCGTAAACCGGCTGGCCGTGGTCGAGGTAGTATTGCTTCCAGGTGTTGATCAGCTTTACTATCTTTTGAAACACCTCTTCATCCACGGCCCGGTCCATGAGGATGGTTTCGGCGCCGAACATTTCCGGTACTTCGGTGAGTACCGCCGTGCCGCCCCCTGCTATTATCCGGTCGGCTACCAGGCCTGCCAGGGGATTGGCGGTTATGCCGGAAAAGGCGTCGGAACCGCCGCATTTTAACCCTATTTTTAGTTCGGATATTGAGCAGGGCTCGCGTTTGGAGGTGGCAACATGTTCTGCCAGTTCTTTAAGGAGCCTTAAACCAGCGGTCATTTCGTCTTCTACTTCCTGGGCTACCAGGAATTTAATCCTCCCGGGGTCTACCTCTCCCAGCACCT
This Moorella sp. E308F DNA region includes the following protein-coding sequences:
- a CDS encoding HD domain-containing phosphohydrolase; amino-acid sequence: MQYYEELKHIGLQRLQESMSQALGLAASVTYPDGQLLTKTSNLCSFCALLNANPEGRTKCGASRVIFARAAVDAGRAVLDTCHAGLVHVAVPLRVAGKTVAVLVGGSVALKPLTEEEVAELARETGIDREELWVAAQGVPLWSEERLRKAAEMIRAVTETLAQLIYTKQEQQKKADELSALFEFSKTVSGSLQVAEAARKGLQAVLELTGATSGSVVMLGEAEPGAAALEVAATMEPDNKLRVIPAGEIIAAVGREAIAAHFDSRPRESTPEEKLPAVAIPLKAGGKVMGVLTLAGKPGGQRFTEEEAVFLTTLGTILGLALENARLFRKVQERAAMLERLIEVGQVLSSHLDVDLVLESALASVRDVLGARWCALRVLDENTGELVLRASLGMNQKLQARVARVRPEDNLLGEVLQKGEAVVVEDLAADGSGRYLPYYALEMRALIVVPVKAGGKILGTLKVYSPVPRRWSEEEVEYLGTVAAQVGLALENARLYSSLREYYLSTVQALAAALEAKDVYTRGHSIRVAKWARSCARMLGLGAEEEEHVYMAGLLHDLGKIGIQEDILLKPGPLTPEERKEMQGHPEVGARILEPARFPAAVIAAVRHHHEDYGGGGYPAGLSREEIPLLARIIRVADAYDAMTSARPYREAFTPQEAYEELKRCAGRQFDPRVVEAFLRIPQEEMENIAITGGGGHPDSFAWRNTFFTEAAALTRAGSYMAGRATTVLDKQAGWHILDNATCNRGGNKQ
- a CDS encoding GGDEF domain-containing response regulator; the encoded protein is MDTVPGKKILIVEDSRLQAQIAADILSRHGYMIEIALTAEETLKKASGPECPDLILMDIDLGEGMDGTTLSRRIQQVKDIPIVFLTAISTREAVEQVRSVTRYGYVLKGAPEHVLVSTVEMALKLHEALSLAQMYRRIVEGSLTEVYIFHPGTLKFLAVNRGARENLGYTEEELLDMNILHLMPEFDGESFRALLAPLQQGEKEKIVFDTIHRRKDGSLYPVEAHLQLFGHGKDGIGVAFILDLTEHRKMEEKLRQQGEFLQSLLAALPVGIFIIDPASHRIEEANLEAAAMIGAAPEEIAGRSCWEFFPQSAGKCPITTSNEEIDRSERLLRRKDGREILVLKTVKRLRTDSGEKLVETFIDISERKYLEEELYRLSITDPLTGAYNRRYFLEMLEREIERKQRTEHSLALIMFDLDHFKSINDRFGHAAGDRVLKSLVTAFKERLRKTDCLARWGGEEFVILLPDTTAAGAASLAEELRHRLSQMEIPGVGHVTASFGVTGYCSGDTVETIIQRVDSMLYRAKENGRNCVCACQ
- a CDS encoding NlpC/P60 family protein → MNKKAVRLPLPGEPSAPTPARQTSYYVRTPVADVRANPGREAELVTQALLGDEVKVLKQEGDWLQGQVPDGYIGWLKTADVVLDTPPPARDLAVVTVPRALLYRQPEGADATGEALLATDLPLLRQREGWMEVWLPGRGTAWLPANEVEVWPGGKVKGKRSGEDVIKTAERLQGAPYLWGGVSLYGIDCSGLTFIAYYLNGVRLPRDADMQFQVGRQVAREELQPGDLVFFNTEGSGSLPTHVGIYTGNGEFINSRSGRGVISSRLDEPLFARGYLGARRYLQ
- a CDS encoding cyclophilin-like fold protein; this translates as MQIAIKFGDLTVLAELNDSETARKIEAALPISSRVNTWGDEIYFPIPVKAGLEEGATADMEVGDIAYWPPGHAFCLFFGPTPASIDDKPRAASPVNKIGRILSDPGLLKKVPDGAKVEIRAAGAR
- a CDS encoding GGDEF domain-containing response regulator, whose protein sequence is MLALPEKSILLVEDSTLTRFSSRRTLEEKGYLVDEAASGQEALVKARGKVEPYDLVILDIHLPGMDGLAVLENLKRLPEYRYVPVMVVTVESNVTVVKKAIDLGAVEYLCKPYSVEELVRRVEKLIGPGARGEVAPAELLHKVLRNEINRASRGGLNVALVLARSERLGKGKIGECARQARRRLREIDTVIELSKSTLALILPHTGKEGAQVVTTKLEGFLPGTWSYGIAVYPDNGKDGEELFAYAEVALKESWEKKEPGAPAQQQASDT